The proteins below come from a single Carnobacterium divergens DSM 20623 genomic window:
- a CDS encoding class A sortase, translating into MGNIDKKQKINTVEKTNFILINYQVPSKKERPNYELIIQPTSLIKRKKTPNKWRYISIFLAALALFVALGSQFYYKKQAEKTNEQIAIVKEELEKKQQEKKRIADTTQKNSQSSIEFTYQPKETFLDDSDDEVYLGQVSIPEVHLQLPVVKGVGEKNLYRGAATNKIGQLMGKGNYPMAAHKVPGDDTSLFGPLFNVKKGNRIYLQDDQFIYTYKVNNIEIVAPDRVDILDDRQNETMITMYTCSTDAGVERLVVQGEFEKKTELSKVSKKEQAAFSDNN; encoded by the coding sequence TTGGGGAATATAGACAAAAAACAAAAAATAAATACTGTTGAAAAAACTAATTTTATTCTGATTAATTATCAAGTACCGTCAAAAAAAGAACGACCTAATTATGAGTTGATTATTCAACCAACTAGTTTAATAAAAAGAAAAAAAACACCTAATAAATGGCGCTACATAAGTATATTTTTAGCTGCATTAGCTCTTTTCGTTGCGTTAGGAAGCCAATTTTACTATAAAAAGCAAGCTGAAAAAACAAATGAACAGATTGCAATAGTAAAGGAAGAATTAGAAAAAAAACAGCAGGAGAAAAAAAGAATAGCTGATACAACACAAAAAAATAGTCAATCGAGCATTGAATTTACGTACCAACCTAAAGAGACATTTTTAGACGATTCAGATGATGAAGTTTATTTAGGTCAAGTATCGATACCTGAGGTTCACCTTCAATTGCCAGTTGTAAAAGGTGTTGGGGAAAAAAATCTTTATCGAGGGGCAGCTACTAATAAAATTGGACAGCTAATGGGGAAGGGAAATTATCCAATGGCCGCTCATAAAGTTCCTGGAGATGATACCTCTTTATTTGGTCCTTTATTTAATGTAAAAAAAGGCAATCGTATTTATTTACAAGATGATCAGTTTATTTACACGTATAAAGTCAACAACATAGAAATAGTGGCACCAGATAGAGTTGATATTTTAGATGATAGGCAAAATGAGACAATGATTACAATGTATACATGTAGCACAGATGCTGGTGTAGAGCGATTAGTTGTCCAAGGAGAATTTGAAAAAAAGACAGAACTATCAAAAGTATCAAAAAAAGAGCAAGCAGCTTTTAGTGATAATAACTAA
- a CDS encoding Fur family transcriptional regulator, whose translation MHETAVKRAIDILKDNGYKYTDKREGMLLLFANENRYLTAKDVQSGLKESFPNLSYDTIYRNLYTFVEVNVLEETELNGEKMFRFACVHEGHHHHFICTICGNTKEIHMCPMNFFEEQLTGCEIESHRFEIFGKCEKCSLL comes from the coding sequence ATGCATGAAACTGCTGTTAAAAGAGCAATTGATATTTTAAAAGATAATGGCTATAAGTATACGGATAAACGCGAAGGTATGTTATTGCTTTTTGCGAATGAAAATCGTTATTTGACTGCTAAAGATGTACAAAGTGGATTGAAAGAAAGTTTTCCAAATTTAAGTTATGATACTATTTATCGAAATTTATATACATTTGTTGAAGTAAATGTTTTAGAAGAAACCGAATTAAATGGTGAAAAAATGTTTCGTTTTGCTTGTGTTCATGAAGGCCACCATCATCATTTTATTTGTACAATTTGTGGCAATACAAAAGAAATTCATATGTGTCCAATGAATTTCTTTGAAGAACAACTAACTGGTTGTGAGATTGAAAGCCACCGATTTGAAATTTTTGGTAAGTGTGAAAAATGCTCTCTATTATAA
- a CDS encoding PhoH family protein, with translation MALFGNHDKNLLLLEESMEVTINSRGEKIELIGEESQVQLVEEILVKLQELIKRGIRIGQADVLSAVKMAEKGSLDYFVSLYEEEIGKDFSGKPIRAKNSGQREYVQSVKKNDIVFGIGPAGTGKTYLAVVMAISALKNGDVKKIILTRPAVEAGESLGFLPGDLKEKVDPYLRPIYDALNSVFGTEHTTRLMERGVIEIAPLAYMRGRTLEDAFIILDEAQNATAAQMKMFLTRLGFGSKMIVNGDKTQIDLPRGANSGLIHAEKTLQGIKGIRFVRFDSSDVVRHPVVASIIEAYDKESKDELKNSRNTKE, from the coding sequence ATCGCCTTATTTGGCAATCATGATAAAAATTTGTTATTATTAGAAGAATCAATGGAAGTCACAATCAATAGTCGTGGCGAAAAAATTGAGTTAATAGGAGAAGAAAGCCAAGTTCAATTAGTTGAAGAAATTTTAGTTAAGCTACAAGAACTTATTAAAAGAGGCATTCGAATAGGACAAGCAGATGTTCTAAGCGCTGTAAAAATGGCTGAAAAAGGTAGTTTAGACTATTTTGTTAGTCTATATGAAGAAGAGATTGGAAAAGACTTCAGTGGGAAACCAATTCGTGCTAAAAATAGTGGTCAACGTGAGTATGTTCAATCAGTAAAAAAGAACGATATCGTTTTTGGAATTGGACCTGCAGGAACAGGGAAAACTTATTTGGCAGTTGTAATGGCTATTTCAGCGTTAAAAAATGGTGACGTTAAGAAGATTATTTTAACTCGTCCTGCTGTTGAAGCTGGGGAAAGTCTTGGTTTCTTGCCAGGTGATTTAAAAGAGAAGGTAGATCCTTATTTACGACCTATCTATGATGCGTTAAATAGCGTCTTTGGTACAGAACACACCACTCGTTTAATGGAACGAGGAGTGATTGAAATTGCGCCTCTAGCTTATATGCGCGGGCGTACATTGGAAGATGCATTTATCATTCTTGATGAGGCACAAAATGCTACAGCTGCTCAAATGAAAATGTTTCTAACCAGACTGGGTTTTGGTTCGAAAATGATTGTAAATGGAGATAAGACTCAAATCGATTTGCCAAGAGGGGCAAATAGTGGGTTAATTCATGCGGAAAAAACACTACAAGGAATCAAAGGCATTCGTTTTGTTCGGTTTGATTCAAGTGATGTGGTTCGTCATCCTGTTGTAGCAAGTATTATTGAGGCCTATGATAAAGAATCAAAAGATGAACTAAAAAATAGCAGAAACACAAAAGAATAG
- a CDS encoding HD family phosphohydrolase encodes MKRIIVSIQKKMGKFYIPFVLALFSLILFFIIFDSVKPKSLDLRLYQVADETIRSNATIEDKEKTKENQKAASESVQPVYQLNSNLVNTQLSKIEILFATIDDIRTQFQDKTKKIEETTESKESSIDTLNKEKTAAFRERMKAATDQANDFSNDLPDWAIVQLLNMDSSTLKSVKENTWKIVKEKMSKAIRDTDLTEVKQEAKDKLEYSNLTGNNLRTANLILENSIVANDILNEKATEEQRQMAVERVQPAMILQGQVLVQEGHIIDSNAMNQIELLGLLDKTASYRPIYALILVLITQMLILYYMEMNRKNRLIERGQHITLYTFVMVFGVILMKGLQLIQSSGANFLAMLYPAALIPLLVTVFVSRRFGNIANGFLAAFSIFIFIGEAGTSFSLVVTLFYLLSGMMGTMLSRARINRQLWPTFIWITIFNSLFVIAFVLYLNMQPFSSDGLLILLYGILSGLASYILAIVLNPYIEVLFEDNAVLTLTELANPNQPLLKELLTKAAGTYHHSLMVANLSANAVEAIGGDSMFARVACYYHDVGKIKHPFFFVENLPQGMENPHNMLKPEESKEIIFNHVTEGVKMLEEAKLPKGIIDICAQHHGTTLMKFFYVKAKEADPNVLESDFRYPGPKPQTKEAAVINIADSCEAAVRAMSQPTTEKIATFVHDLVNGRIIDGQFDECNITLKELHQVELSICEGLNGTFHSRIEYPTLTKNNATNERKS; translated from the coding sequence ATGAAGCGAATAATAGTTAGCATACAAAAGAAAATGGGGAAATTTTACATTCCATTTGTACTTGCACTATTTTCCCTCATTCTTTTTTTCATTATTTTTGATAGCGTTAAACCAAAATCATTGGACTTGAGATTGTATCAAGTAGCCGACGAAACAATCCGTTCCAATGCTACTATTGAGGATAAAGAAAAAACGAAAGAGAATCAAAAAGCAGCGTCGGAGAGTGTTCAACCGGTTTATCAATTAAATAGTAATCTCGTGAATACTCAATTATCTAAAATCGAAATTTTATTTGCTACAATTGATGATATCCGTACACAATTTCAAGATAAAACTAAAAAAATAGAAGAAACAACTGAGAGTAAAGAAAGTTCGATTGATACATTAAATAAAGAAAAAACAGCAGCTTTTCGTGAAAGAATGAAAGCAGCCACAGATCAAGCTAATGATTTTTCAAACGATTTGCCAGATTGGGCAATAGTCCAATTGTTAAATATGGATAGTTCAACTTTAAAATCCGTTAAAGAAAATACATGGAAAATTGTTAAAGAAAAGATGTCTAAAGCTATCAGAGATACAGATTTAACTGAGGTAAAACAAGAAGCAAAAGATAAATTAGAATATAGCAATCTAACTGGGAATAACTTAAGAACTGCCAATTTAATTTTAGAAAATAGTATTGTTGCAAACGATATTTTAAATGAAAAAGCAACTGAAGAACAAAGGCAAATGGCAGTAGAACGCGTTCAACCAGCCATGATTTTACAAGGGCAAGTATTGGTTCAAGAGGGACATATCATTGATAGCAATGCGATGAATCAAATTGAATTATTAGGACTATTAGATAAAACGGCATCATACAGACCCATCTACGCATTGATTTTAGTATTAATTACACAAATGCTCATTCTATATTATATGGAAATGAATAGAAAAAATCGTTTGATTGAACGAGGGCAACATATTACTCTATACACTTTTGTTATGGTATTTGGTGTAATATTAATGAAAGGATTGCAATTAATTCAATCATCAGGGGCTAATTTTTTAGCCATGTTATATCCAGCTGCATTAATTCCTCTACTAGTTACGGTTTTTGTTTCTAGAAGATTTGGGAATATTGCAAATGGTTTTTTAGCAGCCTTTTCTATTTTTATATTTATTGGAGAAGCTGGAACGAGTTTTAGTCTAGTAGTAACGTTATTCTATCTGTTGAGTGGAATGATGGGAACGATGTTAAGCAGAGCTAGAATCAATCGCCAGTTATGGCCAACCTTTATTTGGATAACTATTTTTAATAGCTTATTCGTAATTGCTTTTGTTCTTTATTTAAATATGCAACCTTTTTCAAGCGATGGGTTGCTCATTTTACTTTATGGAATTTTAAGTGGATTAGCTTCTTATATCTTAGCAATTGTTTTAAACCCTTATATCGAAGTGCTTTTTGAAGATAATGCTGTTTTAACATTGACAGAATTAGCTAATCCAAACCAACCATTGTTGAAAGAACTTTTAACGAAAGCAGCGGGGACCTATCATCATAGTTTGATGGTTGCTAATTTAAGTGCGAATGCAGTTGAAGCAATTGGAGGAGACTCAATGTTTGCAAGAGTTGCTTGTTATTATCACGACGTTGGAAAAATCAAGCATCCGTTCTTTTTTGTTGAAAATTTACCACAAGGTATGGAAAATCCTCATAATATGTTAAAACCTGAAGAGAGCAAAGAAATTATCTTTAATCATGTAACAGAAGGTGTTAAAATGTTAGAGGAAGCGAAGTTGCCAAAAGGAATCATTGATATTTGTGCGCAACATCATGGAACAACTTTAATGAAGTTTTTCTATGTTAAAGCTAAAGAAGCAGATCCTAATGTGCTAGAAAGTGATTTTCGTTATCCAGGTCCAAAACCTCAAACAAAAGAAGCAGCTGTTATTAATATTGCAGATAGCTGTGAGGCAGCAGTGCGAGCGATGTCTCAACCTACGACTGAAAAAATCGCGACATTTGTTCACGATTTAGTAAATGGACGTATTATAGATGGACAGTTTGATGAATGTAATATTACCTTAAAGGAATTGCATCAAGTTGAATTGTCAATTTGTGAAGGCTTGAATGGTACATTCCATTCAAGAATTGAGTATCCAACGCTAACGAAAAACAATGCTACAAATGAAAGGAAGTCCTAA
- a CDS encoding diacylglycerol kinase family protein: MRMDWEDNKNCGKNKHFLDSFRHAFEGVITVFKEERNMRTHVLLGIFVLICCWFFKVSWSEWLWMILSIFLVIVMEVWNTVIENVVDLITNHDYYPLAKKAKDMAAAAVLMTAGFAVIVAIVIFLPKVIKLFF, encoded by the coding sequence ATGCGTATGGATTGGGAAGATAATAAAAATTGCGGAAAAAACAAACATTTTTTAGATTCTTTTAGGCATGCCTTTGAAGGAGTAATCACAGTTTTTAAAGAAGAGCGAAATATGCGTACTCATGTATTATTAGGCATATTTGTTTTGATTTGTTGTTGGTTTTTCAAGGTTAGCTGGTCTGAATGGCTATGGATGATTTTAAGTATTTTTCTTGTAATCGTCATGGAAGTGTGGAATACTGTCATAGAAAATGTCGTTGATTTAATAACAAATCATGACTATTACCCATTAGCTAAAAAAGCAAAAGATATGGCAGCAGCGGCTGTATTAATGACGGCTGGATTTGCAGTGATAGTGGCAATAGTTATTTTTTTACCAAAAGTAATTAAATTATTTTTTTAA
- the rpsU gene encoding 30S ribosomal protein S21 produces the protein MSKTVVRKNESLDDALRRFKRTVSKTGTLQEARKREFYEKPSVKRKKKSEAARKRKF, from the coding sequence ATGTCAAAAACAGTCGTTCGTAAAAACGAATCTCTTGATGATGCTCTTCGTCGCTTCAAACGTACCGTATCTAAAACAGGTACTTTGCAAGAAGCTCGCAAACGCGAATTCTATGAAAAACCAAGTGTGAAGCGTAAGAAAAAATCTGAAGCTGCTAGAAAACGTAAATTCTAA
- a CDS encoding GatB/YqeY domain-containing protein → MSLLTTLNEDMKTAMKAKDKETLTVIRMLKASLQNEQIKTGKELSEDEELTILAREMKQRRDSLAEFKNADREDLVEKTQAEIVIVEKYLPKQLSETEIKAIVTEAIATVEASSMKDFGKVMGAVMPKTKGIADGNVVNRIVKESLS, encoded by the coding sequence ATGTCTCTTCTAACTACGTTAAATGAAGACATGAAAACAGCGATGAAAGCCAAAGATAAAGAAACTTTGACGGTTATTCGTATGTTGAAAGCTTCATTACAAAACGAACAAATTAAAACAGGCAAAGAGTTAAGCGAAGATGAAGAATTAACGATTCTTGCTCGTGAGATGAAACAACGTCGTGATTCTTTAGCAGAGTTTAAGAATGCTGATCGAGAAGATTTAGTTGAAAAAACACAAGCTGAGATTGTGATTGTTGAAAAATATTTGCCTAAACAACTTTCTGAAACTGAGATTAAAGCAATAGTCACTGAAGCAATTGCAACAGTTGAAGCCTCTTCTATGAAGGACTTTGGCAAAGTAATGGGTGCAGTAATGCCTAAAACTAAGGGAATTGCGGATGGGAATGTTGTTAATCGTATTGTGAAAGAATCGTTAAGTTAA
- the glyQ gene encoding glycine--tRNA ligase subunit alpha: MSKKLTIQEMILTLQKFWSEQGCMLMQSYDTEKGAGTMSPYTFLRAIGPEPWNAAYVEPSRRPADGRYGENPNRLFQHHQFQVVMKPSPENIQELYLESLQLLGIDPLEHDIRFVEDNWENPSMGCAGLGWEVWLDGMEITQFTYFQQVGGLECKPVTSEITYGIERLASYIQEVDSVYDLEWTNGVKYGEIFIEPEYEHSKYAFETSNQELLLSLFDAYEKEAQVQIENGLVHPAYDYVLKCSHTFNLLDARGAVSVTERAGYLARIRKMARALAKAFVAEREKLGFPLLQKETTKEAN; encoded by the coding sequence ATGAGTAAAAAATTAACAATCCAAGAGATGATTTTGACATTACAAAAATTTTGGTCTGAGCAAGGCTGTATGTTGATGCAATCGTATGATACTGAAAAAGGGGCAGGTACTATGAGCCCTTATACCTTTCTACGTGCTATTGGACCAGAACCATGGAACGCGGCCTATGTAGAGCCTTCAAGAAGACCAGCAGATGGTCGTTATGGAGAAAATCCTAATCGTCTATTTCAACATCATCAATTTCAAGTCGTAATGAAACCTTCCCCAGAAAATATTCAAGAATTGTATTTAGAAAGTTTGCAATTATTAGGAATTGATCCATTGGAACACGATATTCGTTTTGTTGAAGATAACTGGGAAAACCCATCAATGGGGTGTGCAGGTTTAGGCTGGGAAGTTTGGTTAGACGGAATGGAAATCACGCAATTCACTTATTTCCAACAAGTTGGCGGATTGGAATGCAAACCTGTCACTAGTGAAATCACATACGGAATCGAACGTTTAGCTTCGTACATTCAAGAAGTAGATAGTGTGTATGACTTAGAGTGGACTAACGGTGTAAAATATGGGGAAATTTTTATCGAACCAGAATATGAACATTCTAAATATGCTTTTGAAACGAGTAATCAAGAATTACTATTGAGTTTATTCGATGCATACGAAAAAGAAGCACAAGTCCAAATTGAAAATGGCTTGGTGCATCCAGCCTATGATTATGTTTTAAAATGTAGTCATACCTTTAACCTTTTAGATGCACGTGGAGCAGTCTCTGTAACAGAACGTGCGGGTTACTTGGCTCGTATTCGTAAAATGGCGCGTGCTTTAGCTAAAGCCTTTGTAGCAGAGCGTGAAAAATTAGGGTTCCCATTACTTCAAAAAGAAACAACAAAGGAGGCTAATTAA
- the ybeY gene encoding rRNA maturation RNase YbeY, which translates to MELDLYDETAKVTDEQQKLVESLLEFAGSHLNLPEDTEMSVTFTDNEGIQVINRDYRGKDQPTDVISFALEDEVEGEEAINFDLLDEKMPRNIGDIIISIDKTAEQAADYGHSFDRELGFLALHGFLHLNGYDHMELADEKEMFDLQKVILDAYGLGR; encoded by the coding sequence ATGGAACTTGATTTATATGATGAAACAGCGAAAGTAACTGACGAACAACAAAAACTAGTAGAATCGTTATTAGAGTTTGCAGGAAGTCACTTGAATTTACCAGAAGATACAGAAATGTCGGTTACTTTTACAGACAATGAAGGAATTCAAGTAATTAATCGTGACTATCGTGGTAAAGATCAGCCAACAGATGTAATTAGTTTTGCTCTAGAAGATGAAGTTGAAGGAGAAGAGGCAATCAATTTCGATTTACTTGATGAGAAAATGCCTCGCAACATAGGTGATATTATTATCTCCATTGATAAAACCGCAGAACAAGCAGCTGATTACGGTCATTCTTTTGATCGAGAATTAGGATTTCTAGCACTTCATGGTTTCCTTCATTTAAATGGTTACGATCATATGGAGCTTGCTGATGAAAAAGAGATGTTTGATTTGCAGAAAGTGATATTAGATGCGTATGGATTGGGAAGATAA
- a CDS encoding cytidine deaminase, producing the protein MKKHVEDSQKWIDAANGMLEKAYVPYSKFPVGAALVTKEGLVYTGCNIENASYGLTNCAERTAFFKAVSEGHKEFSYLVITGDTEGPIAPCGACRQVMAEFCDKEMPVLLTNKKGDQFETTIERLLPGAFTPEDLT; encoded by the coding sequence TTGAAAAAACATGTAGAAGATAGTCAAAAATGGATTGATGCAGCTAATGGTATGTTAGAAAAAGCCTATGTTCCTTATTCTAAATTTCCAGTTGGAGCAGCTTTGGTTACTAAAGAAGGTCTTGTTTATACAGGATGTAATATTGAAAATGCTTCATATGGGTTAACTAATTGTGCCGAACGTACAGCCTTTTTTAAAGCTGTTTCAGAAGGTCATAAGGAATTTAGTTACCTTGTCATTACAGGAGATACAGAAGGTCCAATTGCGCCTTGTGGGGCATGTAGACAAGTTATGGCAGAGTTCTGTGATAAAGAGATGCCTGTATTATTAACAAATAAAAAAGGAGATCAGTTTGAGACAACGATTGAACGTCTTTTACCTGGGGCCTTTACACCGGAGGATTTAACATAA
- a CDS encoding helix-turn-helix transcriptional regulator, protein MELTERQKRIIQIVKENEPISADNIAKHLYLSKPTLRTDLTILTMTGILDARPKVGYFFAGQNFEPLLFEDLYEKSISEIMVPPVVIKKEATINDAVTMLFMHDVGTLYVTENQVLLGIISRKDLLRSTISNTSINKVPVAMIMTRMPNVVTLQEDERILDAGYKIIQHQIDSLPVISKDNPALVIGKVSKTVVLKHFIDEAMHLKK, encoded by the coding sequence ATGGAGCTAACAGAACGTCAAAAAAGGATTATTCAAATCGTGAAAGAAAACGAGCCCATTAGTGCCGATAATATTGCAAAACATCTCTATTTATCAAAACCTACTTTGCGAACAGATTTAACCATTTTAACCATGACAGGAATCCTTGATGCTAGACCTAAAGTCGGTTATTTCTTTGCAGGTCAAAATTTTGAACCTCTGCTATTTGAGGATTTATATGAAAAAAGCATTTCCGAAATTATGGTTCCACCTGTTGTGATAAAAAAAGAGGCAACTATTAATGACGCCGTGACTATGTTGTTTATGCATGATGTTGGAACCCTTTACGTAACAGAAAATCAAGTATTACTTGGAATTATTTCAAGAAAAGACTTATTGCGTAGTACGATTTCCAACACCTCAATAAATAAAGTTCCAGTTGCGATGATTATGACAAGAATGCCCAATGTCGTGACCCTTCAAGAAGACGAACGGATTTTAGACGCTGGATATAAAATTATTCAACATCAAATCGATTCTCTACCAGTTATAAGTAAAGATAACCCCGCTTTAGTAATCGGAAAAGTTTCTAAAACTGTTGTCTTAAAGCATTTTATAGACGAAGCCATGCACTTGAAGAAATAA
- a CDS encoding pyruvate, water dikinase regulatory protein — MNKKPIIYILSDSIGETAQKVVSAVLVQFPELKLTDIRRYPFIEDERMLLDILNEVLKENGVIVHTLVSKKFVSLVMNFCKETGLSYIDVMSPLTSVLHAKTGISPLEEPGALHKLDEHYFSRVSAIEFAVKYDDGKDPRSFLLADFVLLGVSRTSKTPLSMYLANNNFKVANLPIIPEATLPKELFEIDPTKIIGLTSSAHSLMKIRKSRLRTLGLNEDASYSSETRIEEELAFANELYQKLGIQVIDVEHRAIEETAALICALT, encoded by the coding sequence ATGAATAAAAAACCAATTATTTACATTTTATCTGATTCCATTGGTGAAACTGCTCAAAAAGTTGTTTCTGCCGTATTGGTTCAGTTTCCAGAACTTAAATTAACAGACATTCGACGCTATCCTTTCATTGAAGATGAGCGCATGCTACTTGATATTTTGAATGAAGTATTGAAAGAAAATGGTGTGATTGTCCACACGTTAGTCTCAAAAAAATTTGTAAGTCTTGTAATGAATTTTTGCAAAGAAACAGGATTATCTTATATTGATGTGATGAGTCCACTAACTAGTGTCTTACATGCTAAAACAGGAATATCTCCTTTGGAAGAACCTGGTGCGCTTCATAAATTAGACGAGCATTATTTTAGTCGAGTGTCAGCGATTGAATTTGCAGTAAAGTATGATGATGGCAAAGATCCGCGAAGCTTCTTATTAGCAGATTTTGTCTTGCTAGGCGTTTCACGAACCTCAAAAACTCCTTTAAGTATGTATCTAGCAAACAATAATTTTAAAGTAGCAAATCTTCCAATTATTCCAGAAGCTACATTGCCAAAAGAATTATTTGAAATAGATCCTACAAAAATTATTGGTTTAACCAGTAGCGCCCATTCTTTGATGAAAATACGAAAATCAAGATTGCGTACGCTTGGTTTAAATGAAGATGCAAGTTATTCAAGCGAAACACGAATCGAAGAAGAACTCGCTTTTGCAAATGAACTTTATCAAAAATTAGGCATTCAAGTCATTGATGTCGAACATCGTGCGATTGAAGAAACCGCCGCATTGATTTGTGCCTTAACTTAA
- the era gene encoding GTPase Era translates to MSEYKSGFVAIVGRPNVGKSTLLNRVVGQKIAIMSDKAQTTRNKIQGIHTTDDSQIIFIDTPGIHKPKHRLGDFMVDSALSSLRGVDVILLMVNAEEKRGPGDNFIIDKLKENKTPIFLIINKIDKIHPEKLLEIMNDYQSQLEFAEIIPISATEGNNVETLLTEITKRLPEGPQYYPEDQVTDHPEYFIVSELIREKVLELTREEIPHSVAVVVESMKRNENDKVQVQATIIVERSSQKGIIIGKGGKMLKDIGIKARKDIEIMLGDKIYLELWVKVQKDWRDKQNYLTDYGYKKDDY, encoded by the coding sequence ATGAGTGAGTACAAATCAGGCTTTGTTGCCATTGTTGGCAGACCAAATGTAGGGAAATCAACCCTATTAAATCGTGTTGTAGGTCAAAAAATCGCGATTATGAGCGATAAAGCACAAACAACTAGAAATAAAATCCAAGGAATCCATACAACTGATGATTCTCAAATCATTTTTATCGATACACCTGGAATTCACAAACCTAAACATCGTCTAGGTGATTTCATGGTAGATTCAGCTTTAAGTAGTCTTAGAGGTGTTGATGTCATTTTATTAATGGTGAATGCTGAAGAGAAACGTGGACCTGGTGATAATTTTATCATTGATAAATTAAAAGAAAATAAAACCCCAATTTTTTTGATTATTAATAAAATTGACAAAATTCATCCAGAAAAATTATTAGAAATTATGAACGATTATCAAAGCCAATTAGAGTTTGCAGAAATTATTCCAATTTCTGCAACTGAAGGAAATAATGTGGAGACGTTATTAACTGAAATTACGAAACGTTTACCTGAAGGTCCACAATATTATCCAGAAGATCAAGTAACGGACCATCCAGAGTATTTTATTGTTTCAGAATTAATTCGTGAGAAAGTGTTAGAATTAACGCGTGAAGAAATTCCGCATTCTGTTGCGGTAGTAGTAGAAAGTATGAAACGCAATGAAAATGATAAAGTTCAAGTTCAAGCTACTATTATCGTTGAACGTTCTTCGCAAAAAGGTATTATCATTGGTAAAGGTGGAAAAATGCTAAAAGATATTGGCATCAAGGCTAGAAAAGATATCGAAATTATGCTAGGCGATAAAATTTATCTAGAACTTTGGGTCAAAGTACAAAAAGATTGGCGCGACAAACAAAATTATTTAACTGACTATGGTTATAAAAAAGACGATTATTGA
- the recO gene encoding DNA repair protein RecO — translation MGPLEEIEGIVLSVRNHRENDQLVKIFTNRFGKRMFFVKGTRKANSKIKSAVLPFTKASYIADIRDSGLCFLRDAKEVTHFNAMQTDIFLNAYATYVLNLADAALEDGVVDPVLFNKVEMTLTDIDEGYDPEIMVNIFEVQLLPYFGVAPELRGCKVCGEMDGNFDYSDSYGGLLCQKHWSLDEHRYHASPRAIYFLQIFSRISLDKLGTITVKEETKKELRHLIDMIYDESVGIKLKSKSFIDQMYTWGDMLLKKDKNSLN, via the coding sequence ATGGGACCGCTTGAAGAGATTGAAGGGATAGTCTTATCTGTTCGCAATCATCGTGAAAATGATCAACTAGTTAAAATCTTTACCAATCGGTTTGGCAAACGAATGTTTTTTGTGAAAGGTACAAGAAAAGCAAATAGTAAAATAAAATCAGCCGTTTTGCCTTTTACGAAAGCATCTTACATTGCAGATATTCGTGATTCAGGGTTGTGTTTTTTACGAGATGCAAAAGAAGTGACACATTTCAATGCGATGCAGACAGATATCTTTTTAAACGCCTATGCGACTTATGTTTTAAATTTAGCGGATGCAGCCTTAGAGGATGGTGTCGTAGACCCTGTTTTATTTAATAAAGTAGAAATGACGTTAACGGATATTGATGAAGGCTATGATCCAGAAATTATGGTGAATATTTTTGAAGTCCAATTATTGCCTTACTTTGGTGTGGCCCCTGAATTACGAGGTTGTAAGGTTTGTGGTGAAATGGACGGAAATTTTGATTACTCTGATAGTTATGGCGGATTGTTATGTCAAAAGCATTGGAGTTTAGATGAACATCGCTACCACGCAAGCCCAAGAGCCATTTATTTTTTACAAATTTTTTCAAGGATTTCATTGGACAAATTAGGAACAATTACCGTAAAAGAAGAGACAAAAAAAGAGTTGCGACATTTAATTGACATGATTTATGATGAATCAGTAGGTATTAAATTGAAAAGTAAGTCCTTTATTGATCAAATGTATACTTGGGGCGATATGCTCTTAAAGAAAGATAAAAATTCACTAAATTAA